In Pseudonocardia sp. DSM 110487, the sequence GGCTGCTCGCGCAGCCGCTGCCACTGCTCGGGGTTGGTCGCGAATCCGTAGAGCACAGCGGACAGGCCGTGCACGGTCGTGTCCACGCCCGCCGTCAGGAGCGATCGGACGATGAGGGGCGCCTGCTCGGGGGTGATGTCGCCGCGGTCGGCCGCTGCCCAGATCTGCGCGCCGAACCCCTCGTCGGTGAGCGCCTCGCGGGCGCACTGGGCGCTGACCCACCCGGACAGTTCGGCGATCCGCGGCGCGCCCTGCGCGACGAGGTCGTTGCTCGGGCCGAAGGCGTTGAACGCGAAGTCGCCGTAGGGCAGCAGGTTCTCCCGGCCTTCCTTCCCGATGCCTACGGCGTCGGGGAACACCCGCAGCGGGAACGCCTCGGCCAGTGCGCCGACCGCGTCGAACTCCTGGGTGTCGAACTCGTCGCCGCCGGCCACGAGGTCCGCGACGAGTTGCTCGGCGTCGGCGAGCCACTGCTCGCGCAGCCGGCGCAGGGACCGCGGACCGATGATCTTGGTCAGCACCCTCGCCGGCGCGTCGTGGTGCGGGGGGTCGGCCTCGAGCAGCAGGCTGGGCGGGCGCCACGGCTTCTCGTAGCGGAAGTTGGACAGTCCCACGCCGGCCGCCGACTGGAAGTCCTGCCAGTTGACCAGCGCGGCGTGCACCTGCTCGTAGCGGGCGAAGGCGTACACGTCGTAGCGCGAGAGGTGCACGACCGGCCCGGCGTCGCGCAGCTCGGTGTGCAGCGGCAGCGGGTCCTCCAGCACCTCGTGGCTGAAGGGATCGGTGTCGTTGGTCGGCAGCGTGGTGCCAGAGCCCAGGATCGCGGTCACGGATACGCCCCTTTGCGGTCAGAGATCGAGAACGAGACGGTCGCTGCGGGCACGGGACACGCAGATGAACATGCAGTCGCCTGCTCGGCGCTCGTGGTCCTCCAGCAGGGCGTCGCGGTGGTCGGGCTCGCCGGCGAGGACCGTGGTCTCGCAGGTGCCGCAGATGCCCTGGCGGCAGGAGGACAGCACCTCCACCCCGACCTTCCCGACGGCTTCGAGGATCGTCATCTCGGGCGGAACGGTCACAGTGACCCCGGTGCGGGCCAGCTCCACGTCGAACGGGGCCCGGCGGACGGCGGCAGGGGGCTCGTCGCTCACGAACCGTTCGGCGCGCAGGGTGTGCGGGCTCCGGTCGGCGCAGACACCGTCCATGGCCGCCAGCAGCGGCGCGGGTCCGCAGGCGTAGATCTTCACGCCCGCACGGGGTGCGCCGAGGAAACCGGGCAGGTCCAGCAGGCCGAACTCGTCCTGCGGAACGACCTGCACCCGATCGCCGTAGCCCGCCAACTCGTCGAGGAACGCCATCGACGCCCGACGACGGCCGCCGAAGAGCAGGCGCCAGTCGGCGCCGAGCATGTCGGCCTGCCGCACCATCGGCAGCAACGGCGTGATGCCGATACCGCCCGCGACGAACAGGTAGTGCTCCGAGGGGACCAGCGCGAAGTTGTTCCGGGGACCGCCCACTTCGACCGGGTCCCCGACCGCGAGCTCGTCGTGCACGTAGGCGGATCCACCGCCGCCGGCCTGCTCGCGCAGCACCCCGACCCGGTAGGTGAACGGGTCCCAGCGGTCCCCGCACAGGGAGTACTGGCGGGTCATCCCGTTCGGCAGCAGGAGATCGATGTGGGCCCCGGGCGCCCAGTCCCGCAGCCGCAGGCCGGCGGGTGAGGCCAGCTCCAGCGTCACCACGTCCTCGGCCACCAGTTCCTTGGCGGTGACGCGCAGGGGGGCGACGTCGGCGGAGACCGCGCCCTTCTCGGTGCCGATCACACCCGTCAACGTGTGGATCACTCGACCTCCTGGTTGTTGCCCGAAGAGTCCGGCACCCCGCCCCGGCGACGAAGCCCGTTCTCAATGGACGAGAAACCTGCGACACTTGCCGATGTGCCGCGCGCCGCCACCGGGGAGTCGTCCCTCGCGCGCGCTGTCCGGATCATCGCCGCGTTCACACCCGACGAGACGTCCCTGCGCGTGTCCGAGATCGCCCGCCGGACCGGCCTGCACGTCGCGACGGCATCCCGGCTCGTCGCCGAGCTCACCGCCCACGGGCTGCTCGAGCGGGGGCCCGACCGGGAGGTCCGCGTCGGGGTCCGGCTGTGGGAGCTCGCAGCCAGGGCGTCGCCGACCCGGTCGCTGCGCGAGGCGGCCCTGCCCTACCTGGAGGACGTGCACGCCGTGGTCGGCCACCACGCCCAACTCGGTGTGCTGGACGGTGCGGACGTGCTGTTCCTCGAACGGCTGTCGGCACGCGATGCGGTGATCAACTACACCCGGATCGCCGGCCGCATGCCGCTCCACATCTCCTCGTCCGGGCAGCTGCTCCTCGCGCACAGCCCGCCGGAGGTGCAGGAACGCGTCCTCCGGGCACCACTGCAGCGCTACACCGCCGACACGATCACGACTCCCGATGCACTGCGGGCGACGCTGGCCGAGGTACGCCGACGCGGCTACGCCCTCACGGAGGGCCACGTCCACGTGGACGCGACCGGGGTCGCCGTGCCGGTGCGGGGCGCCCTGAACGAGGTGGTGGCAGCGCTGTCCGTGATCGTCCCCAACGACGGCCACGCGGAGGCCTGCGTGCCGGTACTCCTGGCCGCCGCCCGCGGCATCAGCCGATCACTCACCGCCGCTGCCACGAAGGCTCCCTATTCACGACACCCCGGCAACCCCCGACTGACCGGATAGACCGGCGCTGACCGCCCATCCGGCTACCATCCGGCAGCATGGTCACGGGGCCGGCAATGGGGGCGGGCAAGCTCCTCGACGGCCGTTTGAAGTTTCGGCACCTGATCCTGGCCGACGTTCTCACGGCTCGGGGCAGCGTGGCCGGGGCAGCCGCAGCGCTGCACGTGACCCAGCCCGCGGTGACCCGAGGGTTGCAGGAGCTCGAGCGGGTCCTGGGCGTCGAGCTGTACGAGCGTGGCCCCCGCGGCGTGGAGGCCAACGAGCTGGGACTTGCCTTCACCGAGTACGCCCGGGCCATCCTCGCCCAGGTCAACCAGGCCGAACGGCACCTCGACGAGATCCGCAACGCGACTCGGGGGAGGGTGGTCATCGGCACCCACGTGGCCGGCTCCAACCTGCTGCTCCCGCGAACCGTGTCCCGCCTGAAGCGGGAGCGGCGGCTGCTGACGATCATCGTGCGGGAGGGGACGCCCAGTTCCTGCTGGAGGAGCTCGCCGCTGGGCGGGTCGACATGATCCTCGGGAGGATCAGCGGGCCCACTCCGGAACACACCCGGCGGCATGCACTGTACGAGGAGGAGGTCCGGATCATCGTCCGTGATGGGCACCCGCTGACCACCCGTGCTCGGATCGACCTGTCCAACCTGCTCGACCACACCTGGATCCTCCCCGGGGCCGAGACCACCCTTCGGATCGAGCTCGAGGAGTACTTCGCGCGGCACGGCCACGAGTTCCCCGTCGACCGTGTCGAGGTGACGGCCCATCTCGCCGTCCTGCGGCTGCTCATGGAGACCGACATGGTGGCCGCCCTGCCCGGCCTGGTCGCTTTCGAGCCCGGGCTCACCGCCCTGCCACTCGAGCTGGACGGCGTACGGACGTTGGTGGGAGTGACCGTGGCCGAGGGACGGCGTCTCAGCCACGCCGCGACGGCCATGTTCGCTGCGCTGGGCGAGGAGGTCGAGAGGGTGGAACACCCGGGATTCGGGCTCGCCGCGGGAGCATCCGGCGCGAGCGCCGGTCCCACCATGACCCCGCGCTGAGCCGCCGCGGGCATGGGTCGCGCGCTTTTCGGCATTGGTCGGCCCTCTCGGCCTCACCTAGCGTCACCGTCATGCCCCATCGAGAACGGACGCCGCAGAGCCCACCGGTGAGCAAGGTGCTCGACGGCAAGGCCACCCCGCGGGGGGCCTATCCGCACGTCAAGGTGGTCGGCAACCTGGTCTTCGTGTCGGGCACCAGCAGTCGACGCGCCGACAACTCCCTGGCCGGCGTGCAGGTCGACGCGCGGTGTGGGTTGGGCCGCGGCCATGGGGCGGGTGGGCTCGATCGTCGGCCCCGCAGCCGGCGGGATCCTGCTGGGCCTGCAGGGCCGCGCCCAAGGCATGGTGCTCGCGGCCCTCATCCCCGGGGCGCTCGCCGTGGTGGCCCTCGTCGTGGTCGCCCCCCGGCTGCGGGCCCGATCCAAGGATCACACAGGGATCGCCGCCGCCACGGATCCTCGCTAGGGCGTCTGCCACCGCTGCGGCGATCAGGCCAGATGCTGCTCCCGGCGAGGCTCCGGCCACCGCCGCTCCGGCCACCGCATGGACCAGCCCGCTCGCTCCGCGCGGCCGCCGTTCCTCACCGCGGCTTGTCGCTACAGGAATCTCCGATCACGCTCAAATCAGGTCGGGCACCGAAAGCCGCCGTACTTGATGAATGCTTACGTCGCGCGATCGTGACAGGCAGCGGATGTGCCGCCGGGCAGGTCGAGGGCCGGGTTTCGGTCGCAGAAACCGCTCGGCTTGAGGCTGAAGCCGGAGTAGTCGACCGGCATCACCGGCCAGTCCTCAGGGCGTGGGACGTGCGTCGGCCCGAACACGTGCCAGAGCACGACGTCGGTGTCCACGATCGAGCGGTCCGCCGCCGTCCAGGCCGGCAGCCCAGCACCTCCGGAGTGCTGGTTGGGTCGCTCGCCCGCGGGGTAGCGCTCGGACTCGTCGAAGCGGGTGATCCAGAGGTGCCGGCGGGCGAAGGCGGCCCGCTGCGCGACCGTGGCCTCCGGCTGGGCGAGCAGGGTCGGCCCCGGGTGCGGGTGCAGGTGGTAGGCCCGCGGCGCACCGACCGCGTTGCGGGTGCTCGGGTTGGAGATCCGCCAGACCCGCCCGACTGCGGGATCGGCCATCCGCACAGCCTCTGACTCCGACCTCAGCGGCGTCGTGCGCGTGGTGAAGGCGTTGCCGTGGGGGTTGTCGGGGCCGGTGGGCACGCCGACCATGTCGATCTCGTGCACGGAGTTGCCGCTCCCTGCGATCTCCACGTCCAGACGGGCGCAGAACAGGTGCTGGTGGAAGGGGGCGAACAGACCTCGGGCGATCTCGCTGGCGTGCGGGTTCGCAGTGCCGGGATGCCCGCCTGCGGTGAACACGATGCCGGTCGCCTTGACCTCGAGCTCGATGGATCCGTCGAGGTAGAAGTACCAGAAGAAGCCGTAGTCGTAGTTGCCGATGGTGGCGAAGAACGACACGACGAAGCGTCGCGACCGGCGGGTCTCCACCGCTCCGGTGAGCACGTTGGTGTGCTTCCAGAGGATCCCGTAGTCCTCCTCGTGCATGCAGATCGCCTGCGGGATACGCACGGGCCTGCCGTGATCATCCGCAACGACCGCGTCGAGGTAGTGGATGACTCCAAGGCAGTCGCACCCGAGCCGCAGCGAGTTCGCGTTCTTGCCGAGCAGGTACTCGCCTGCGTCGAAGTAGCTGATCCAGTGCCGGAAGGGCGAAGGGTCGCCGTAGGGGACGACCATTTCCGGAACCGACGCCCGGTACAGCACTGGGAGCGTCTCGCCGTCAGTGGTGAACCCGACCTGGTGCAGCGTGAGGCCCTCGCGCGCGTTGAACCCGACTCGCAGCTCCCAGTTCTCCCAGCGGACAAGGGATCCGGCCACCGTGAAGCTGGGCCCCTCCGGCTGGGTGATCTCGATCGGCTTGAGGGTCGTCCGGGCCGGCCCGACCGATGCCGGGTCGAAGTTCCCGTCCGCTGCAGGAACAGGGACGTCCCCTGCGTCCTCGACGCACAGAACCTCGCTCGAGATCACGTCCACGTCCGCGATCAGGCCCTCGACCGGGTGCGCCCACGGGCTGTCCTCGACGTGGTCCCGCAGGAAGGTCAACCCGCGCAGGACCCGGCGTCCCTTCTCCCGCGGTACGTCGAAGAAGCCCGGCGACAGCGGTGCGACGAAGGTGAGCGAGGTGTCGGTGACACCCCGCCGGGCCATCGCAGCCTGCCAGTGCGGGTCGGCCTTGATCAGGTCCGCGCAGCGGTCGTATTCCTCGAACAGCACCGGCGGCTGGCCGTAAGGCGCCTCGGTGGGGTCCACGTCGGTCCACGACTCGACCCGTGCGCCGTCGAAGTCGACCAACACTTCGGCGATCGCCCCTGTCGCCACGTCGAGGAGGGTCGCTTCCACCCGGCGCGGCACGGCGTCTCCCGGCCGGTGACGACGAACCGTGTCCTTGGCCGGCTCGCGCAGCAGCAGCGAGGCGAACCGGGTGCTCGGTGCCAGGCGACCGGTGGACTCCAGCACGGCGCGGGCTCGGGTGACGTCGGAGGCCGTGAGCGGGTCGAGAGGGTGCGCGACCTCGACGTCCTCGGCCCGTGAGCGCGGCGTGGTGACGGTCATGGCGACAGTGTCGAGCGTGGCGACGGTGCGGTCTTGACCAGGTCGGACCGGACGTTGACCGGACGCGTACACCTTCACCTCAACGGATCGGCACCCGCCCCGTCGCCGCGGCGCGGAGGTCACAACCCTGGACGCGCCACTCGCTCGGGGTCATTCCGAAGGCGGCCTTGAAGACCCGGCTGAAGTGTGCGGCGTCCGGGAAGCCCCACCGCGCGCCGACCGCGGACACCGAGCGGCCGGCGTGCAGCGGATCGACGAGCTCCTCCCGGCACCGCTGCAGGCGACGTCCGCGGATCCACCCTGTGACCGTGTGCCCCTCGGCCTTGAACACCTTCTGCAGGTGCCGCGTCGAGACGTAATGCGCAGCAGCGATCGGTTCCGGCCCGAGCGTGGGTTCGGCCAGGTGGGCCTCGATGAAGGCGCGGACCCGCAGCGCCAGAGTGCGGTGCTCGTGATCGGTGTGCCCGAGCTGCACCGCGAGGCGTTCGGTCAGCGCCGTGGCCACCATGTCGAGCACGGAATGTGTGAGGCGCCCCCCACCCGGTGTCATGAGGGCGTCGAGGTCGGACGCGATCTGCCCCAGCATCCGGCACACCAGCGGTCCGACCCCGTCGTCGCAGGCGAGGTTCGTCCCGACGACGGTGGCGATGTCGGACGCGGGAACCTGCAGGTTCTCGTGCGGGAACATCAGTACCAGCGAGCTGAACGGCGCGCTCGACTCGAGCGAGTACGGGCGGGTGCTGTCGTAGATGGCCAGATCACCCGGCCGGAGCACGACCCGGTGGTCGTCCTGGGTCAGCAGCTGGCTGCCGGTGAGCTGCAGGCTGACCTTGAAGAACGGCCCGTCCGTGCCGCGGGCGAGGGTCGCGGTGCGCAGGGCGCGGTGTGGGTCCGCTTCGATGGTGCTGAAGTGGACGCCGCCGTTCTCCGCAGTCTGGATGCGCCCTCGGAACGTCCCGGGAGCCGCCTCGGCGCGCAGCGGCACGAAGGACGTCGAGACCGCGTTCCGCCACTCGTCGACGGACTCGCAGGTGAGGGTCCGGGTCGGCATCGATCGGCCTCCGCATATCAGAACGGCGTCGCCCAGTTACGCACACACTTCAGGCGTTCGTCCACAGCACAGCCGGCGTGCGCCGCTGGTCAAGACGGTTCCGGGTCCGGGGGCACATCCTCTTCGAACGTGCCTCGGGCCGCCCGTCAGGCCGGGCCGGGTCGCCGACGAAAGGACACCCTGTGCGCGTCGAGATGCTCATCGACGGCCGATGGACAGCCGGCACCGGCACCTTCGCGACGCACGACCCCGCTACCGGTGAGGTCATCGCGAACGTCGCCATGGGCACCCCGGCGGACGTCGACGCGGCGGTCTCGGCGGCCGCTCGGGCCTTCGAGGACCCCAGCTGGTCCGCGCTCTCGCCCGCGGGCCGGGCTCTGCTGCTGCTGCGCCTGGCCGACCTGCTCGAGCAGAACGCCGACGAGATCGCCCGGCTCGAGACGACCGACCAGGGGCAGCCGCTCCCCGTCTCCGCCGGATTCTCCGTGCCGAACGCCGTCGAGCACCTGCGCTACTACGCCGGCTGGGCCACGAAGATCACCGGTGTGACCACGCCGGTCTCGGTCCCCGATGTCGACCACCGCACCCACCGCGAGCCCCTCGGGGTCTGCGGGCTGATCACGCCGTGGAACTTCCCCCTGACGATCCTGGTCTGGAAGCTCGCGCCCGCGCTGGCTGCGGGCAACACCGTCGTGGTGAAGCCGGCCGAGCAGACTCCGCTGTCCACCCTGCGCCTCGCCGAACTCGTCGAGGAGGCCGGCTTTCCCGCCGGCGTGGTCAACGTCGTGACCGGCGGCCCCGACGTCGGGCAGGCACTGGTGGCACACCGCCGGGTAGCCAAGATCTCCTTCACGGGATCGACCGAGGTCGGACGCGAGATCGCTGCGGTGTGCGGGCGCGACCTGCGGCGAGTCTCCCTCGAGCTGGGTGGCAAGACCCCCAGCATCGTCACCGCAGACGCCGACGTCGACCAGGCCGTGCAGGGCAACCTCGCCGGCGGGTTCCTCAACTCCGGTCAGGTGTGCGCCGCCTACAGCCGCCTCTACGTCGACCGCCGGCGGGCCGATGAGTTCGTCGACAAGCTCGCCAGGGCAGCGTCGGAGATGCGGCTGGGACCCGGGCTCGCGGACGGCACGGAGGTCGGGCCACTCGTGTCAGAGGAGCAGGTCGTCCGCGTGGATTCCTACGTGCAGATCGGGCGCGACGAAGGCGCCGAGGTGGTCACCGGTGGGGA encodes:
- a CDS encoding LysR family transcriptional regulator; this translates as MVTGPAMGAGKLLDGRLKFRHLILADVLTARGSVAGAAAALHVTQPAVTRGLQELERVLGVELYERGPRGVEANELGLAFTEYARAILAQVNQAERHLDEIRNATRGRVVIGTHVAGSNLLLPRTVSRLKRERRLLTIIVREGTPSSCWRSSPLGGST
- a CDS encoding aldehyde dehydrogenase — protein: MRVEMLIDGRWTAGTGTFATHDPATGEVIANVAMGTPADVDAAVSAAARAFEDPSWSALSPAGRALLLLRLADLLEQNADEIARLETTDQGQPLPVSAGFSVPNAVEHLRYYAGWATKITGVTTPVSVPDVDHRTHREPLGVCGLITPWNFPLTILVWKLAPALAAGNTVVVKPAEQTPLSTLRLAELVEEAGFPAGVVNVVTGGPDVGQALVAHRRVAKISFTGSTEVGREIAAVCGRDLRRVSLELGGKTPSIVTADADVDQAVQGNLAGGFLNSGQVCAAYSRLYVDRRRADEFVDKLARAASEMRLGPGLADGTEVGPLVSEEQVVRVDSYVQIGRDEGAEVVTGGERPGMAGYFYRPTVLAGVTQEMRVAREEIFGPVLSVLTYDDPDEVVALANDSDYGLAAVIWSRDIGRANRIAGQVRAGTVYLNLPPVMDAAAPWGGMRSSGVGREMGWEAVAAFTEVKSIWTER
- a CDS encoding LysR substrate-binding domain-containing protein produces the protein MILGRISGPTPEHTRRHALYEEEVRIIVRDGHPLTTRARIDLSNLLDHTWILPGAETTLRIELEEYFARHGHEFPVDRVEVTAHLAVLRLLMETDMVAALPGLVAFEPGLTALPLELDGVRTLVGVTVAEGRRLSHAATAMFAALGEEVERVEHPGFGLAAGASGASAGPTMTPR
- a CDS encoding primary-amine oxidase, with the protein product MTVTTPRSRAEDVEVAHPLDPLTASDVTRARAVLESTGRLAPSTRFASLLLREPAKDTVRRHRPGDAVPRRVEATLLDVATGAIAEVLVDFDGARVESWTDVDPTEAPYGQPPVLFEEYDRCADLIKADPHWQAAMARRGVTDTSLTFVAPLSPGFFDVPREKGRRVLRGLTFLRDHVEDSPWAHPVEGLIADVDVISSEVLCVEDAGDVPVPAADGNFDPASVGPARTTLKPIEITQPEGPSFTVAGSLVRWENWELRVGFNAREGLTLHQVGFTTDGETLPVLYRASVPEMVVPYGDPSPFRHWISYFDAGEYLLGKNANSLRLGCDCLGVIHYLDAVVADDHGRPVRIPQAICMHEEDYGILWKHTNVLTGAVETRRSRRFVVSFFATIGNYDYGFFWYFYLDGSIELEVKATGIVFTAGGHPGTANPHASEIARGLFAPFHQHLFCARLDVEIAGSGNSVHEIDMVGVPTGPDNPHGNAFTTRTTPLRSESEAVRMADPAVGRVWRISNPSTRNAVGAPRAYHLHPHPGPTLLAQPEATVAQRAAFARRHLWITRFDESERYPAGERPNQHSGGAGLPAWTAADRSIVDTDVVLWHVFGPTHVPRPEDWPVMPVDYSGFSLKPSGFCDRNPALDLPGGTSAACHDRAT
- a CDS encoding IclR family transcriptional regulator, with protein sequence MDEKPATLADVPRAATGESSLARAVRIIAAFTPDETSLRVSEIARRTGLHVATASRLVAELTAHGLLERGPDREVRVGVRLWELAARASPTRSLREAALPYLEDVHAVVGHHAQLGVLDGADVLFLERLSARDAVINYTRIAGRMPLHISSSGQLLLAHSPPEVQERVLRAPLQRYTADTITTPDALRATLAEVRRRGYALTEGHVHVDATGVAVPVRGALNEVVAALSVIVPNDGHAEACVPVLLAAARGISRSLTAAATKAPYSRHPGNPRLTG
- a CDS encoding cytochrome P450, with translation MTAILGSGTTLPTNDTDPFSHEVLEDPLPLHTELRDAGPVVHLSRYDVYAFARYEQVHAALVNWQDFQSAAGVGLSNFRYEKPWRPPSLLLEADPPHHDAPARVLTKIIGPRSLRRLREQWLADAEQLVADLVAGGDEFDTQEFDAVGALAEAFPLRVFPDAVGIGKEGRENLLPYGDFAFNAFGPSNDLVAQGAPRIAELSGWVSAQCAREALTDEGFGAQIWAAADRGDITPEQAPLIVRSLLTAGVDTTVHGLSAVLYGFATNPEQWQRLREQPSLARVAFDEAVRWESPVQTFFRTATVDVRVGDHVVPEGKKILMFLGAANRDPRRWDDPDSFDLSRDPSGHVGFGMGLHQCIGQHIARLEAEALLTALARRVRSIELAGPTVRHHNNTLRAWESVPVRVRL
- a CDS encoding PDR/VanB family oxidoreductase, which encodes MRVTAKELVAEDVVTLELASPAGLRLRDWAPGAHIDLLLPNGMTRQYSLCGDRWDPFTYRVGVLREQAGGGGSAYVHDELAVGDPVEVGGPRNNFALVPSEHYLFVAGGIGITPLLPMVRQADMLGADWRLLFGGRRRASMAFLDELAGYGDRVQVVPQDEFGLLDLPGFLGAPRAGVKIYACGPAPLLAAMDGVCADRSPHTLRAERFVSDEPPAAVRRAPFDVELARTGVTVTVPPEMTILEAVGKVGVEVLSSCRQGICGTCETTVLAGEPDHRDALLEDHERRAGDCMFICVSRARSDRLVLDL
- a CDS encoding helix-turn-helix domain-containing protein, giving the protein MPTRTLTCESVDEWRNAVSTSFVPLRAEAAPGTFRGRIQTAENGGVHFSTIEADPHRALRTATLARGTDGPFFKVSLQLTGSQLLTQDDHRVVLRPGDLAIYDSTRPYSLESSAPFSSLVLMFPHENLQVPASDIATVVGTNLACDDGVGPLVCRMLGQIASDLDALMTPGGGRLTHSVLDMVATALTERLAVQLGHTDHEHRTLALRVRAFIEAHLAEPTLGPEPIAAAHYVSTRHLQKVFKAEGHTVTGWIRGRRLQRCREELVDPLHAGRSVSAVGARWGFPDAAHFSRVFKAAFGMTPSEWRVQGCDLRAAATGRVPIR